A stretch of the Thermus thermophilus genome encodes the following:
- a CDS encoding DUF11 domain-containing protein has translation MKRAGLIGLLVALVLGLAYAMTPAGTAIQNQASASYIDSANQLRTTTSNLVTTIVQQVYAFTITPDGTEASPGQTKNALPGGQVVFNYVVTNNGNGTDTINLSTAQGTADDFNLLSPTIYRDTNCNGTLDAGETTPITSLTLGMGESACVLVVATIPASATSGQYGNLNLVGTDAAPSPITDNNNWARAVATTLAALTASKAASPAGSASPGGTITYTISGQNVGGSPAYGIPVTVDGTSKTGILIADTIPTGLIVNTMPTGSAGAGTVSIIYDSGAGWQTLTASALPLTGNGTVKIGMLIEGTGAFFPVGAGYTFSFTATVPPAASAGTSYANYATVQFDANGDGDANDPGETVSTNTTTNTVGASHNVAVGPYGYPEAGASGSYSVGGYTVARSGDTQTIASAYSGTTVVFRHTLKNTGNAADSFTLSFSGAPSGWACQLVADDLTTPISGPVGPIPAGGTYDFALKCAIPGSYTSTSPVNLTVTATSANDPSKQDTTTDTVSQVLLGYAVDLAQQGFAGDGDPTNDNPPAQSANPGQTVYFPVEVYNAGNNADNYTLTASVPTGWSAVFYPDTDCNGTPDGAPVTNTGVINPNQKRCFVAAVSVPSGTAPGANPVSFTATSTTVGTVSDTISSTVNVNLLAQVQLDPDRSGTVTSPGTITYTHTLLNNSNAPAYCDISGDGGSHGWTYQYSMDGTSWYGALADVYAAPNGGTQTIYVRVLVPAGEPVGRVDVNTVTAQCDVTTGTPDNSYEATDTATETTTIVGGELRLQKSVDKATAYPGETLTYTIVAENIGTGDLKKVIVADPIPAYTTFVSVSATATGFSGTYTVLYSTDGVTWSTSAPTSVPTGGSVYVGVDTNGDGNITDADLMPPAASITITLQVQVQGAF, from the coding sequence ATGAAAAGAGCAGGTCTTATCGGTCTTCTGGTAGCCCTGGTTCTGGGGCTGGCCTACGCCATGACCCCGGCGGGCACGGCCATCCAGAACCAGGCCTCGGCGAGCTACATTGACTCGGCGAACCAGCTCCGCACCACCACGTCCAACCTGGTGACCACCATCGTCCAGCAGGTCTACGCCTTCACCATCACGCCAGACGGCACCGAGGCTTCCCCGGGCCAGACCAAAAACGCCCTTCCCGGGGGGCAGGTGGTCTTCAACTACGTGGTGACCAACAACGGCAACGGCACCGACACCATCAACCTCTCCACCGCCCAGGGCACCGCGGACGACTTTAACCTTTTAAGCCCCACCATCTACCGGGACACCAACTGCAACGGCACCCTGGACGCCGGGGAGACCACGCCCATCACGAGTCTCACCCTGGGCATGGGCGAAAGCGCCTGCGTCCTGGTGGTGGCCACGATTCCCGCGAGCGCCACGAGCGGGCAGTACGGGAACCTGAACCTCGTGGGCACCGACGCCGCCCCTAGCCCCATCACCGACAACAACAACTGGGCCCGGGCCGTGGCCACGACCCTGGCCGCCCTCACCGCCAGCAAGGCGGCAAGCCCCGCGGGCAGCGCAAGCCCCGGAGGCACCATCACCTACACCATCAGCGGCCAGAACGTGGGCGGAAGCCCGGCCTACGGCATCCCGGTGACGGTGGACGGCACGTCCAAGACGGGCATCCTCATCGCCGACACCATCCCCACGGGCCTCATTGTGAACACCATGCCCACGGGCTCGGCGGGCGCGGGCACGGTGAGCATCATCTACGACAGCGGCGCAGGCTGGCAGACCCTCACCGCTTCGGCCCTCCCCCTCACCGGAAACGGCACGGTGAAGATCGGCATGCTCATTGAGGGCACGGGGGCCTTCTTCCCCGTGGGGGCCGGGTACACCTTCAGCTTCACCGCCACGGTGCCCCCCGCGGCCAGCGCCGGGACGAGCTACGCCAACTACGCCACCGTCCAGTTTGACGCCAACGGCGACGGGGACGCCAACGACCCCGGCGAGACCGTCTCCACCAACACCACCACCAACACCGTGGGGGCGAGCCACAACGTGGCCGTGGGGCCCTACGGGTACCCCGAGGCAGGGGCTTCCGGCTCCTACAGCGTGGGCGGCTACACCGTGGCCCGTAGCGGCGACACCCAGACCATCGCCAGCGCCTACTCCGGCACCACGGTGGTCTTCCGCCACACCCTGAAGAACACCGGGAACGCCGCGGACAGCTTCACCCTGAGCTTCTCCGGGGCGCCTTCGGGCTGGGCCTGCCAGCTGGTGGCGGACGACCTCACCACCCCCATCTCCGGCCCCGTGGGCCCCATCCCCGCGGGCGGCACCTACGACTTCGCCCTGAAGTGCGCCATCCCGGGAAGCTACACCAGCACGAGCCCCGTGAACCTCACCGTCACCGCCACCAGCGCGAACGACCCGAGCAAGCAGGACACCACCACGGACACGGTGAGCCAGGTGCTCCTGGGGTACGCGGTGGACCTGGCGCAACAGGGCTTCGCTGGGGACGGCGACCCCACCAACGACAACCCACCCGCCCAGAGCGCCAACCCCGGCCAGACGGTCTACTTCCCCGTTGAGGTCTACAACGCCGGGAACAACGCCGACAACTACACCCTCACCGCCAGCGTGCCCACGGGCTGGAGCGCGGTCTTCTACCCGGACACGGACTGCAACGGCACGCCCGACGGCGCTCCCGTGACCAACACGGGCGTGATCAACCCCAACCAGAAGCGCTGCTTCGTGGCGGCGGTGAGCGTGCCTAGCGGGACTGCTCCCGGGGCTAACCCCGTGTCCTTCACCGCCACCAGCACCACGGTGGGCACGGTCTCCGACACCATCAGCTCCACGGTCAACGTGAACCTCCTGGCCCAGGTCCAGCTGGACCCCGACCGCTCCGGCACCGTGACGAGCCCGGGCACCATCACCTACACCCACACCCTCCTCAACAACTCCAACGCCCCGGCCTACTGCGACATCTCCGGGGACGGCGGGAGCCACGGCTGGACCTACCAGTACTCCATGGACGGCACCAGCTGGTACGGCGCCCTGGCCGACGTTTATGCAGCGCCCAACGGCGGCACCCAGACCATCTACGTCCGCGTCCTGGTGCCCGCCGGGGAGCCCGTGGGCCGGGTGGACGTGAACACGGTGACCGCCCAGTGCGACGTGACCACGGGGACCCCCGACAACAGCTACGAGGCCACGGACACCGCCACGGAGACCACCACCATCGTGGGCGGGGAGCTCAGGCTCCAGAAGTCCGTGGACAAGGCCACGGCCTACCCCGGGGAGACCCTCACCTACACCATCGTCGCCGAGAACATCGGCACCGGGGACCTCAAGAAGGTGATCGTCGCCGACCCCATCCCCGCCTACACCACCTTCGTGAGCGTCTCTGCCACGGCCACGGGCTTCAGCGGCACCTACACCGTCCTCTACTCCACGGACGGCGTCACCTGGAGCACGAGCGCCCCCACCTCCGTGCCCACGGGCGGCTCGGTCTACGTGGGCGTGGACACGAACGGGGACGGCAACATCACCGACGCCGACCTCATGCCCCCGGCCGCCAGCATCACCATCACCCTCCAGGTGCAGGTGCAGGGCGCTTTTTGA
- a CDS encoding aldehyde ferredoxin oxidoreductase C-terminal domain-containing protein encodes MWRSLRVDLKARKAYWQEVPPEEVALGGRYRTGQLLLEREAYRVDPLSPENPLVFAVGPLAGTGFSNANRTSVGTRSPLTLGIKEANGGGTFGYALGQLKLAHLVLEGESPEWVVLRLTRSGEVHFDPAQDLLGLGNFQAAKRLFAAYGQRIAFALLGPVGEYLGLLSGIAFSDIDGRPSRLAARGGVGAVMGRKRVKAIVVEVPGKAEVVDKPKVAEAIRRYARLLREDPLVMQFYNAIGTMGMADFQNAFGGLPVRNFREGRLAPPEEFRMGGQYIAPLNKARGGKHTHACMPGCVIQCSNVIVDEKGEEVVSPLEYETIGLLGTNCGLNDPDALARLNRLANDLGIDTIETGATLALLMEKGLAPWGDYAFMEGKLKALYTPSEEARFLAQGTARVGEALGLKRVPVIKRQAISAYDPRVVEATGITMMVTAQGADHTAGNAPRLETRAMKPEEILEASYTAQVNAAANDSLGLCVFGGSVTNKEVAFVVESVNAALGTAFTPAFWRELGEGVLRLEHRFNHLAGFTHEDDRLPAFFYEEPVPPKGHTARFRPEDLGPLYERLHREA; translated from the coding sequence GTGTGGCGGTCTTTGCGGGTTGACCTGAAGGCGAGGAAGGCTTACTGGCAGGAGGTTCCGCCCGAGGAGGTGGCCCTTGGCGGGCGCTACCGCACGGGGCAGCTCCTTTTGGAGCGGGAGGCCTACCGCGTTGACCCCCTCTCCCCGGAAAACCCCCTGGTCTTCGCCGTGGGGCCCTTGGCGGGGACGGGGTTTTCCAACGCCAACCGCACCAGCGTGGGCACCCGTAGCCCCCTCACCCTCGGCATCAAGGAGGCGAACGGCGGGGGCACCTTCGGCTACGCCCTGGGCCAGCTGAAGCTCGCCCACCTGGTGCTGGAGGGGGAAAGCCCCGAGTGGGTGGTCCTCCGCCTCACCCGGTCCGGGGAGGTCCACTTTGACCCCGCCCAGGACCTCCTGGGCCTCGGGAACTTCCAGGCGGCCAAGCGGCTTTTCGCCGCCTACGGGCAGCGGATCGCCTTCGCCCTCCTAGGCCCTGTGGGGGAGTACCTGGGCCTCCTTTCCGGCATCGCCTTCTCCGACATAGACGGCCGGCCCTCCCGCCTCGCCGCCCGGGGAGGCGTGGGGGCGGTGATGGGGCGGAAGCGGGTGAAGGCCATCGTGGTGGAGGTGCCGGGGAAGGCCGAGGTTGTGGACAAGCCCAAGGTGGCCGAGGCCATCCGCCGCTACGCCAGGCTCCTAAGGGAAGACCCCCTGGTCATGCAGTTTTACAACGCCATCGGCACCATGGGCATGGCCGACTTCCAGAACGCCTTCGGGGGGCTTCCCGTGCGCAACTTCCGCGAAGGGCGCCTGGCCCCCCCGGAGGAGTTCCGCATGGGGGGGCAGTACATCGCCCCCCTCAACAAGGCCCGGGGCGGCAAGCACACCCACGCCTGCATGCCGGGATGCGTCATCCAGTGCTCCAACGTCATCGTGGACGAGAAGGGCGAGGAGGTGGTCTCCCCCCTGGAGTACGAGACCATCGGGCTTCTCGGCACCAACTGCGGCCTAAACGACCCCGATGCCCTCGCCCGGCTGAACCGCCTGGCCAACGACCTGGGCATAGACACCATTGAGACCGGGGCCACCTTGGCCCTCCTCATGGAGAAGGGCCTCGCCCCCTGGGGGGACTACGCCTTCATGGAGGGGAAGCTCAAGGCCCTCTACACCCCTTCCGAGGAGGCCCGCTTCCTTGCCCAGGGCACGGCCCGGGTGGGGGAGGCCCTGGGGCTTAAGCGGGTCCCCGTGATCAAGCGCCAGGCCATCTCCGCCTACGACCCCCGGGTGGTGGAGGCCACGGGGATCACCATGATGGTCACCGCCCAGGGGGCGGACCACACGGCGGGAAACGCCCCCCGTTTGGAGACCCGGGCCATGAAGCCGGAGGAGATCCTGGAGGCGAGCTACACCGCCCAGGTGAACGCCGCAGCCAACGACAGCCTAGGCCTTTGCGTCTTCGGGGGGAGCGTGACCAACAAGGAGGTGGCCTTCGTGGTGGAGAGCGTGAACGCCGCTTTGGGCACCGCCTTTACCCCCGCCTTCTGGCGGGAGCTCGGGGAAGGGGTCTTGCGCCTGGAGCACCGCTTCAACCACCTGGCGGGCTTCACCCACGAGGACGACCGCTTGCCCGCCTTCTTCTACGAGGAGCCCGTGCCCCCCAAGGGCCACACCGCCCGCTTCCGCCCCGAGGACCTAGGGCCCCTCTACGAGCGGCTCCACCGGGAGGCGTAA